The DNA sequence AGTTCTTTATTCATTAATAATCACATCTGAGAGGATACTAATCACGGGCAAGCAGATACAACAGCATTGGTCTCTCCTGACACAATACTCAATTCCAACTTCTTTTAATAAATTACGTTATAATCTTATACGGACGAGTGTGCTGATTTCCTTCCCTTTGGACATTAAATCcacattaaacattaaatccAGACCTGCAAATTGCTGTTAAATGTTCCTGTTAAATCTTTGAGGTGGCcagggggtacttaggattgtCTGCTTGATTAACGTTTCATTTGTAGAGAAAAAATGGCGTTTTTTGGcaacaaaaagtgaaaattaTTAGCTCCCTCAAAACTACGGCGTAGTCGTCCAAAATACTGGGCGATGATCAGATTAATTAAATCTGATTAAATGTAATAACCATTattacaataaatgaaaaacaaggttattttgtgtatgtgtatttgtgtattttggGTGCTCACGTTTTCGCAGATCCCACAGCCGGCCTCCGCGTGTCCGCCGGACACCCCACCGGCTCTCTCCCCCACCCCTAGTCAGTCCGGCCCCCCTTCTCCCGCGTCTGTGGCCTTTCTCCCCTCTCTGGGCACGGCGGCGGTCTGTGACGTCACGGGCCCTCACTGTGTTCTGCTTCTCCCGTTGCTCTCTCTTTCAGCCTTTGCAGGAATGCAGCAACAGTCTCATCGTTTTCCTGGTGAACACAGGCTTTCTGCCAGTCAAAAATGTCCTTAGACGGCCAGTCTTTCCAGTACTTTTCCTCATCTTTTCGATGGGTGAAACGGGTGAAGATGGGGGAGGGGTGCTCACATGTGTGGGGTTGTGGGCAGTGGGGGGTAAACGGGCGCAACTGGTTGAAGTCCAGGCGCTGGTGACCTCTGCTTGAGGTCTGGGCGCTAgtcggggggggcggggggggcgggtGGGGCGGGTGGGGCAGAGTCCAGTccgggtccagcttcacactCCGGGGCGCggtctgtttgtttttcatttttctttttagttgacTGATCCTCAGTCATCTCAAGTCTAACCTGCAAAGCCTCCAGCTGTTTAACCCTCAGGCTTCCTGTTTTTTGGAAATTTAAGTTGTCTGACCAACAGTTCcgacaaaggttgtgggttttaTTCTTTTCCATAGTTGATTCTCTCAGACATTTATAAGTTTAAGTTTCACGAAAGGAAAAACAATGGGCCACTCAAGGTTTACTCTTATCAGGgtcttgtgatgtcacagaagccTGAACACTCGCGCAGCTCGCTGACAGAGATAGgaggatgaaaaaaaattagaagGAGTCAAGGTTTAGCTTTTTCTGCCCTCCCCATCTGCAAATgctgcatcttttaaatcctacAGAAGCAGGTAGTACTTCGGATTACCCGTTTGCTTCAAAATCTGCTTAAAGATTTTTAAGCACAATAAATTTAGTTTTGATTTTAGAATAACCACAATATGGATTATctctaaacagaaaataaaaatagcactgctaaattttaattttaaatttaccCTTTAACTTAAACCGGATTCCAGACGCAggaacaggggaaaaaaaaaaccgacGACTATTTCAAGAGAAAAAACCGAGGTTCCAACAGTCAAAATTGTTATGCCAGACATTAACAGACAGCTCAGAGCACAAAACACAAACTTTTCCTTCACCTGTCCTAGTATTTATAAGGCATCTAAGTCGCCCCCAGACCCAGCCTGGTAACTCTGGATTCCCCGAATCCAGAGCCCCCAAATTCCAAATTTGGAGTAAGTCTACCACTCTCCGACACAACTTGGGAACAAATTTGGTCTGCCACATCTGCCGACACTACTATACAGTAGGTGGAGAGGAGACTGTCGTGCGCGGCTTATTTCGGTGGTTCCTCAAAACTCACCCGAAAGAAGAGCGAGGCGTTTCTGAAGCCACCGGGTTCGCTTGACCCCAATCCGTGGGGGGACCCTCTCACCTCTCAGGGCGTCAGGCCCTCTTCTCGACCTTCACTTGATGGGGGAGTACAAGGTTGTTGCATGCTTAAATCACCTTCGATTCTGGAGGAGAGAAGACAAATCCGGCCACAGAATTGAGGTCCCATCTGGGTcaacaaaaattgttgttcaaaaatgaatgtcaggacacctcagtagtcttactgaagttttaatgaaaagaggaaaaacatttaatgaatggagccacacagtccaaccggtcaGACGAACACTTAGTCCTGAGAGAGCTGAACATGTTTAGAGACAAGTTATCTTATAGTTGAGAAGCTGGGAACTAgacaaaatatcgcccatcACCCTGACAACCGTACTGTGTCAAAGGCGCATGACCTCGGCAatgaatgttcacttgaaaacaggcaAAACAcattgttataccaaaatttcccattacaaACATTGATGGTGGAACAAACACTTGTAACTGCAGTTATGTATAAAACATCAGGACTGAAACATGACTGTGCTCCATAACAGAAATGCAACACTTCAAATTAAAAAGTATTGCTTAAAGTTTGTGGCAAAACACATGTGTTGTGAAACCAAAGAAACTGTTGGAGAACTGCCAAACATGATAACTTCCATGTCCTGACAGGTAAATGCCATAGGCAACATTTCACAACTTCACCCTGATTCTAACAAAATCCTGAACTTATATGATCAAACTCCTGCAATCTGTGTTGTTCCAGATCACTTCACAGATGAAAGCAGCTCAGCTCTTCCAGCTAATCCTCTGTTGCATTAATTCGAGCCAGGGGATTGATTCTTAGTTAAGAGACTTCGTCAGAAACACTGGAGATTGCTGAGGCGCATTGGTCCTTTCCAGGTTATTCAAACATTAGGTTGGCCATcgatccagctgatccagctgtgGGCGTGGCCTGAGAGGAGGGAGGATATTTCAACAGTATAAATGACTCTGTAACATCAGCAACCTTCACGCTCCAAATTCCAGGACACTCCAGGCTGAAGGGAAGAAGATTCACCTGCTGACTGTTTGAGTGACCACCACTTTACCAGGTGAGGACAAAAGAGAGACGTGGAGGAGGTTTCTTTACTTCCAGTCCCGCTGCATATGTCACCGTTATCCCTCCACCACTGTGCTTGACAGTGGGtctgaggtgtttctgctgaaatgttGTGTTTGGTTTTCTCCTGGATATTGGTTCTGGATATTAAGGCCAaatatctccacgttggtctcatctgtccagaggACATTTTTCCAGAAGTCTGcagtttgttcagatgcagttttgtgaAACTCAGTCAAGCCTGCGTGATCTTTTCAGAGGttttctcctgaaaactcttCCAAATGTTACTGATTCAGTCTTCTTCCAGTTTTAGAggcacggtggtgcagctggtagtgcaggctTGTCTCGCtcctagaaggtcctgggttcaattcttgCCAGGACACTGTGGGTGCTGAGTGCATGTTATGttctcccatgacttcagcgcccacaccctgggtggggttggcgaaagggcctttctgtgtggagtttgcatgttctccccgtgttccccttgggtagctaatgtgagctaccctcacaaaaacacatgggttgggaggatctggccggaataacgtgatccttccacgcgctacatcCGTCCAGataaaccccaccctgtctggtgaaaagaagcggcctgctccttcctcaggttaaggaggagacctgagctcagtgcagggccctcctggggttggcAGAGGAAGGTAATGCCCAGGACCGACTTAGGTAGGAGAACTGGGTGATAATATGGGGAAAGAAATCGGGAAtataaagttgtaaaaaaaaaaaaagaagtcttcCAGTTGTGCTGTCATggactttaacatttaacatgatCAGTGAGTTCGAGGTGCAGCGATTTTATGaacatttctgtgtttttgaaCGGTGCACAGCCTGACTTTGGTGTATTTTGGAGAAATTCGCTTTTGAAATTCACAATTGTTTGACTGTTTCAACTAGTGGATAATCTGTTTCTCTCTGCAACTACTGCGATGCACTGGTGATCATGCATTTTAATTTAGTTCTCACCTTAACTTgatctgtgtgagtgtgtgagagtgagtgagtgagtgagtgagtgagtgagtgagtgagtgagtgagtgagtgagtgagtgagtgagtgagtgagtgagtgagtgtgagtgatgagagagagagagagaggagagagacgagagagagagagagagagaggagagagagagagagagagagagaggacgagagagagatagagagagaggagagagagagagagagagagagagagagagagagagacatccatccatccatctcatgTATGTGggtgttttttcttgttgtaGGAGACATGGCCTCAGCTGAAGGAGACGTGGCCTCATCGATGATGGTAAGTAGCAAGTCTGGGTCGACCTTTTACGTTGGGGATGCTTTACGATGCTCGGAAAGATCACTCCTCCCAGGTAAGACCAGAATCTTTTAGTTCTGACTTTGAGAAATCGTCAGTTCATCCATTTGCAAGAGTTTTGATGGTTTGATTAAAGCTTAGAAACTCTGTAAATGTGCTTTGTAGTGTAAAACAACAGTCAAACAttcaaccataaatcagttggAACAATGTTGAAAATAAACAATgttgaaaatacaaaaaaaaaaattaaagctgcatggccaccgtcccccataagcatatcagaaatgacaccacccacgactttctatgtcaaaccattcaaaagttatagcagaaaatcgggacaaccaatcagaagaaggggtggggctaatttacaccaattatggtcaaggactcaataccgagtccgatgacaccacccacgattctttatgtcaaaccattcaaaagttatgccagagaaaagtattctagctgttgagccgttaggccacacccattaatgcaaaccatgaaatatcaaatgtattgccaggcctggcttgcatggaaaatttggtgacttttggggaactatccaatatggaccaatcagatgaagggggggggggcgcgctttttggcgtctagcgtcgccacggtaaaacttttgaaagagaaaagtagtgcgcgtagtcacaggacggagatgcatattttgatgtataacacacctgggtgcacgttacggttcgggcggtattaactgccgaaggaatggcataaatctcgccaaaatgacacgattaattcaaaatggctgacttcctgttcggtttcggccatggtgccaagagacttttatttaatttgcgccatgatacaggtgtgtaacgattttcatgcatgtacgtcaaaccgtattgtgggtctTGAGGCAAAAAGTgttgtagggggcgctgttgagccattttgccacgccattaatgcaaaccattaaatatcaaatttttcgccaggcctggcttgtgtgcaaaatttgggcacgtttaggggggcaaaaaggccctccttttgtcagaagaaagaaagaaagaaagaaagaaagaaagaaagaaagaaagaaagaaagaaagaaagaaagaaagaaagaaagaaagaaagaaagaaagaaagaaagaaagaaagaaagaaagaaagaaagaaagaaagaaagaaagaataaattcctacagatacaatagggccttcgcactgtaagtgctcaggcctaATAAAATTGTGTTAACTTAAGTAAAACAATTTTGAAACAGACAAAGTCCACTTTTTCAACAGCTTAGGATTTTTTGGACGTTATCACATATGTACCACATATGACTAAAGGTGGATTTTACTTGACATGATGTAGCCTAgacccgtgattcccaacccccggtccccggaccggtaccggtccgtagagccgttactaccgggccgtggaatggcttgtgttccgatcataattagggctgcaacgatgcgccgacgttgtcgacaaaaaagcgataatcaaaattgtcaccagacgtttttttttcccaatggagtgaggcatctcacttcacttcacctcatacaatctctgcccagAGCCGCGCTGCAGGACGTCTCAGcggagcctttttttttttttttgcgccctcccagcgcagctgcgggtaacaaaacttcaaatgttcgggagcattttagcctggatacggcgaataaaagaaCACTtgcaagtagggttgccacccgtaccgtaaaatacggaattgtcctttatttgagaagaaaatgttgcgatttgtcccgtattttcattaacgccccatacacacgtctgtcacacacacacatcaacactaaattgatcaataataacacaaataaaacacaggaaacattaaggccagcaaaatctttgtggcggacctgctgcgtctgtgcccagatctttctatgtgccGGACAGCTCTGCGGGGAGGAATCGGGCTTCACTTCCAGGTAGGGGTTGGGAATtgaattaaaagttccgtattgaaccaatacggacatatattatgccaggcccggttctacgagggtgcataagcaagcattgcaccctcagtttgtgtttgcgtgctcagttgaaaagacgaaagaaaaagaaaagaaaaaatcgttaagcctgatttatggttccgcgttaaatcgacggcatggCTACGGCGATGGGTACGcgtgcgacgcgcaccgtacgttccgTCCccacgtatcctaccccgtaaactctgcgtcggtgcaacgcggaaccataaatcagccagtgtccgtcactcatctccgtgcagcagttacctgcagcagcaagacacacagtttatgaaagccccaaataaaaaaataattagagaatattttatgaaatcaataaacaattacatcatcaaaattataacatagGTTCAAAatatcatgctttgcatgtaataagactaggtaatatattagtttcaccttttaagttgaattattgaaataaattaacttttacaccaaattctagttgaattattgaaatagattaacttttacaccatattctagttgaattattgaaataagttaacttttacaccatattctagttgaattattgaaataagttaacttttacaccatattcttcacctgaagcatttttttgtcatataatttcagcCAAAACTTGTTTAAAtctaaatgtgtttctttgagtggcagccctgtcatggcttggcggacaataagttctggtacccgaccggactgaacagcgccatgcacaagtgctgtatgcaggttaggtacagtcagctgcagagatgagcggacctcagcaaacctccatgagccgtttctttactggttgttcgagtaaaagaaatggtgatgaacaagtggaaaatcctaccaaaaagaaaagcaaaagctttaatcgcaagtacgacattatgtatataaaatatggatttgttgcaattggcgatttggaggcgccaaacccactatgtattttatgtggagaaacgctcggcaacgaagcaatgaacccatccaagcttcaaagacacttaaatacaaaacatccttctctcaaagacaaaccagtggattttttcgaaaggaaaaaacgtgagttagatttgcagaagcaagttttaaaggccacaacatcagctaacgtcgctgcaacgagggcttatctcgttgctcaccggattgcaaaagctaaaaagccctttacaattggagaggagctaatactgcccgctgcaaaagacatctgcctcgaacttttgggggaaaaagcagCTGGCAAAGTGTCGCAGCGGTCTGGCAATTGAAATAGGCTGTTATTTTCGTAAAATGAGTTGCCACCTGTTGGTGGATAAATATGCACCTGAAACcattgtaaagttagtaaaataatgatagcctgcattttaaaatgcattgtttttttctaaaatgtttattaaaattgacataaattgtcaaccggtccctgagctttttgtttatacttctgctggtcctcggcacaaaaaaggttgggaacccctggccTAGACAACCTGACAGGAACTGACACAGAAAACATTGGTTTCAATAGAAAACACCATACATAAGTCCAGGAGTCTCTTATACGAATTTATGTGCGTTCTAACATGCAAATTCCGTCATTTGATGGTACCAAACTACAAagtagtgtatatatatgtgtatatatattggTGATGTCAggcaattaaaaacattaatctgattaattacaggatttacaATTAATTAATCAAGTTAATTGAtctaattaatcgcattttgatctcatatctgctgaaggtccccaaataaagaatttgaattctaggacattacaaaattgcagtgcatgactaatcaatgaatatgctgtttttgaatatgaatatttgaaatccacatttttattggtgaaaagtgtaaatgaaatgaaatgaaataaatgaaattgaaaagaaaaaatatcttccTGTTCAGATGGTCTTGCATCTGTGCACGTTGGCCTGGGTGAGTGGTTTTTAGTGGTTTGGTCAAGACACCATTCCTTCTTGAGGCCCTCGTCTTCCACGATGGAAATTGGCCTGCAATCAGCAGCAACCCACGATTGAGTCTGTCAGTTTTTCTGTCGTGGCTTTGCTCATTCGTTTCCCAGATTCTGCAAGCGTGGGTTAGTccctgtaacgtttacagtggaacttgtccagacatgtttagcgtttaaatgatcattcaggctggagcagcgctgGTGATAGGAAAATTCTCAATTACAAAATTTACAAATCActgcgttcttgttgatagtcctgtcttctttctttttatagataaacttgccgttcaaaggccctagCAAAGATTTTCTCGCCTTGCTCCCCTGAGCCGCTTCCAGGGGTGTCaactgctttgtttgtttgactagCAATGCAGGTGGGAAGTGACTTGCCACTGCCAAGTGGCCTACGGGTCCTTCAATGGGCCAAATTTCAAATGCTTGCACATTTTGCTACTCTTAATTAATTGCATTAATTTTCATAACgggttaattagcagtgtaattaattaatctaattaacgcgctaaactgacacccctatatatatataaggaagtgtatgtatatatgtataaggaagtgtatgtatatatgtatgtataattttataatataataattttattctattgtatctgtaggaattttttattcttctttattcttctgatgaaaggagggcctttttgcccccctaaacgtgcccggagagtcaccaaattttgcacgcaagccaggcctggcgaaaaatttgatatttaatggtttgtattaatgggcgtggcaaaatggctcaacagcgcccctagaaaactttgtgcctcaagcgccacaatacggtttgacgtacatgcacgaaaatcgctacacacctgtatcatgtcgcaacttaaagaaaggtctcttagcgccatggccgaaaccgaacaggaagtcagccattttgaattaatcgtgtaattttggtgcaatttatgctattccttcggcagttaatacggcccgaactgtaacgtgcacccaggtgtgttatacatcaaaatgtgcgtctccatcctgcgacaacgcgcattacttttctctttcaaaagcgttaccgtggcgacgctagacgccaaaaagcgtgcccccccttcatctgattggtccatatttgatagttccccaaaagtcaccaaattttgcacgcacggcaggcctggcgataaatttgatatttcatggtttgcattaatgggcgtggcaaaatggctcaacagcgccccccggaaaacttttatctgccgtaacttttgaatggtttgacataaagagtcgtgggtggtgtcatcggactcggtattgaatcatgaccttcattggcctgaattagtcccgctccttcttctgataggttgtccctattttctgctataacttttgaatgatttgagataggaagtcgtgggtggtgtcatttctgatatgcttatggggggcggtggccatgagtgcgagggcccgttcatcgctgcttgcagctttaattttttcttttatctgatGTCTTTCTCCCCCATAATATGTACTGGTTGGCCACGTGTATATGAATTCATATTATATTAGTATATGAGCAGTCAAGATATTTGTATCTAAACTATATATGTATGTCGTCTATTTTATTCTTAAACAAGTTAAacattcactcacacacactgcaaCACATCACAAAACTCACcaaactgcacccatcactgtcttgtcttttctttcttgctttatcACGTTTCAATTTTGGTGATCTTAGTCACCTTTGGCagaatgaaatatagacaacaTGTATACAGGTATGTTAATGTTTCTGAGGACCTGGTTTTTCATTTTAACCCTGCTTTGATCTCATGTCTTAAAGGTGTCACATTGTGGGATGAGACGACTCTTAAAGAGAAGATGATTCAGGATCCTCAGAATAGCAGTCAGTTTCAAATCGCTGCATCTGATTCCTTCAAAGAAAAGGCTAATCTGCTGGATGTTGACGCCTCCCTGAAGGCCAGTTTCATGTTTGGACTGATTGAAGTTAGCGGATCCGCAAAATATCTGAACGATGCGAAGAAGTCCCACCGTCAGAGCCGAGTGACGTGTCAGTACAAAGCGACCACCGTCTTCAAACAGCTGACTGCTCTTGACTCCAAGAACATCCAGCAGATCGATGATTCTGTGAAGACGTTGGCCACTCACGTCGTCACTGGCATCCTTTATGGTGCAAACGCTTTCTTTGTGTTTGATAGCGCGAAGTTAGAAAGCAGCAATGTTCAGAAGATCGAGGGCAGCATGCAGGCTGTGATCAATAAGATCCCCTCATTTAATTTTGAGGGCAAAGTGAACATGAAGCTGAGTGAGGAAGAAAGAGACATGGCCAATAAGTTTACCTGCAAATTATACGGAGACTTCATTCTTGAAAGCAACCCTGCAAATTTTGAAGATGCAGTGAAGACCTTCATTCAGCTGCCAAAGCTACTGGGAGACGACGGAGAAAACGGGGTTCCTCTGAAAGTCTGGATGATGCCGCTGAAGAACTTTGATTCAAGTGCTGCGAAGGTCACTTCAACCCCACTGCCTGAGATCAGTCCTGGACTTACAGTAAGAGCTCAAGATCTTCTGGAAGAATTTCAGGACCTGAAAATGAGATGCAACGATTGTCAGGAAGAAAACAATCATTTCCCAGGGATTCATGACAGGCTGATTGATTTCCAAAATCTGTGTGACAAGTACATCGCTGGAGTCAAGGAGAAAATGGCAAAGACTCTTCAGTCCCTCAAGGCAGGAGGCAAAGATGCGACGGGGTTGGATACTGCCTTTGATGGTGAAGAAACATCCCCATTCAGTTTGGCGAAATTAAAGAAATGGTTGGAAAATAAAGAGCGAGAAGTCAGCGTCATCGCTTCCTGTGTGGAGATGATGGAGGGAGCAAAGATCGTCAGGAATCAGGCAGAGTTGGACAGAGAGCTTCTTGATCCAAAAGTAGAAGATGTTCTGTGCTTTGTCTTCACCTCTGTGGAAACTACTGACCCCTATCTTCAGGAAATGTGTGATCGCCTGGATCCGCTGCACTCAACTTCTGCCAGGGACGGAAGTCCATCCACCAAGTATTTCTTCTCAGCAGATGTGATAAacaaaatgagagaaaaagCCAAAGAGTTCGGTGAACTTCACAGAGCTCTGAAGAACAACAGCAGATACAGATTCCTTATAGCAGTTATATCAAATGACAAATATGAAGGAGCAAGCATCTACCACTACAGGAACATCGTCCAACTCACTGATGACTTCTCAAAGCCTGATgtcactgatgtggaaaacatAACCAACAAAAGAGATCTAATGTGGTGTAAGTCACTTTTCGCACATCGTTTTCTCTTTTCTACCAAATGGAGTGTAGTTACTTTCCAACACAAACCTGACTGGACCAGACTTTCACTGCTCACGATTCATTTTAGGGAGGTTATtctcaggaaaaagaaaacaaactttcTTTTGACCAGTAGCCAATGTTTACAGCAATACTCCAGGTTTCATCAGTGACAATGTAGACATGATGTTCTGATGATCTTAACATCAGTAAGGTCATATTAAGAGTAAATAATTAGCAGATGATCTCATTGTAGTCTTTGGCCAATTTAAACCTGGCATTAAAATGCACACAGAGAAATCTGATCACAAGTGATCAGCTCGGGTTGACACCGGCAGTGTCATCTGATCATTTTTAACCACCTGAATTTACGTCAATTAATGGCAAAGAAAACTGAAGGGAAATTTGATTATGgttcaaacatttattttcaaaaacctCTAAAAACATAAAAGGAAAATCAGATTTGGTGGAATAAATAGTGAGATGTTCTGGACTGGATGAACCAAATCCATGTGATATCACACGTGTTACCTTTATTTTGACAACAAAAAGGATTTACCGGTAAATACCTTAAATCTGATGAGATTTACTAATGTTGGACTGAGTAGGGTGTTTTTGAGCAGGAATCTCAAAAAATATATTAGGAAGTGTTTTACAATTATCAATCAAGAAAAATCTGTAACTGATCATGAAGTCTGATCACGATCTGGTCttcttctctccatcagatgCCACTGATCTCACCCTGGATCCAGACAAGGCACATCCCAACATCCTCCTGTCTGAAGGAGACAAGAAAGCGACACAAGGAGATCAGCAGTCGTATCCCGACCTCCCTCAGAGATACGATCATTTTGTTCAGGTTCTGGGCAGACAGGAGCTGACTGGTcgtcattactgggaggtggagtgGAGCGTTACTTATGAGAAGAATCTTGCTGTAGGTGTGACCTATGCTGGAGCTCCATGTAAAGGAGACCTTGAAATGTGCCGTGTAGGGTTCAATGACATGTCCTGGTCTTTTGGCCATGGGTTAGGAGATGGCTTGTTTTACTATGCTGATCACGGTGCAGAATGTGTCTATTATAATACTGATCCCAAAACTAGCATCAGCCAGCTGGGAGTGTACCTGGATTGGTCTGCAGggactctgtccttctacaaaGTAATTGGTGACAAACTGATTCACTTTTACACCTACAAGACCAAATTCTCTGGGCCTCTTTATCCAATCCTTCATTTGAATGGTAACAAAACTTTCATTCACCTCTCTCTGTAAACCTGGACCCACAACCCAGCCAgcatttatatgtataaatgaGCTCAAAATAGATCCCAGAGGGGTTTAGACATGGATTAAATAAATAGGAAATCCTATTTTTGTCAGatgtagagattaaaaaaaaaaagtgtgatcAACAGTAATCTTTTGTAATCAAATATATGATCAATAAAGCATAAACAAGTAGCTGATTTTCTGAAGGTTTGAGTCTGGCCTGCCATACCTGTTCACTTCAACCCAAGGGCCTGCTGTCCCTCAGGTTGCTCCCGCTGGCTACAACTATTTGAGGTCTTTGTGtctaaaaggaaattatttagGATGGATGTCCAGGCTCGGGGTTTAGTGGGGAAGGATGTTATGATAAGTATACATGAATTATTGGTGAAAAGATGTCATGAATAGATGTGAGGATGATgtaaaatttctttttttctgtttattcttGAGAAAAACTTCTCTGAGCCTCTTTATCTAATCCTTCAGTTGAATGGTGACAAAACTTTCATTCACTTCTCTCCGTAAAC is a window from the Cololabis saira isolate AMF1-May2022 chromosome 19, fColSai1.1, whole genome shotgun sequence genome containing:
- the LOC133419792 gene encoding neoverrucotoxin subunit alpha-like, producing the protein MYTGVTLWDETTLKEKMIQDPQNSSQFQIAASDSFKEKANLLDVDASLKASFMFGLIEVSGSAKYLNDAKKSHRQSRVTCQYKATTVFKQLTALDSKNIQQIDDSVKTLATHVVTGILYGANAFFVFDSAKLESSNVQKIEGSMQAVINKIPSFNFEGKVNMKLSEEERDMANKFTCKLYGDFILESNPANFEDAVKTFIQLPKLLGDDGENGVPLKVWMMPLKNFDSSAAKVTSTPLPEISPGLTVRAQDLLEEFQDLKMRCNDCQEENNHFPGIHDRLIDFQNLCDKYIAGVKEKMAKTLQSLKAGGKDATGLDTAFDGEETSPFSLAKLKKWLENKEREVSVIASCVEMMEGAKIVRNQAELDRELLDPKVEDVLCFVFTSVETTDPYLQEMCDRLDPLHSTSARDGSPSTKYFFSADVINKMREKAKEFGELHRALKNNSRYRFLIAVISNDKYEGASIYHYRNIVQLTDDFSKPDVTDVENITNKRDLMWYATDLTLDPDKAHPNILLSEGDKKATQGDQQSYPDLPQRYDHFVQVLGRQELTGRHYWEVEWSVTYEKNLAVGVTYAGAPCKGDLEMCRVGFNDMSWSFGHGLGDGLFYYADHGAECVYYNTDPKTSISQLGVYLDWSAGTLSFYKVIGDKLIHFYTYKTKFSGPLYPILHLNGNKTFIHLSL